A stretch of the bacterium genome encodes the following:
- the atpG gene encoding ATP synthase F1 subunit gamma: MANLKLIKTRIKSVKNTQKITQAMKMVAAAKVKKAENQVKSSRPFSNELARSFTKLIAAKPEIDKEKVTSLNPLDNYPELLKQRKLETVGLMVITSDKGLAGAYNANVVRKAVSRVREILREGLNVKLFIVGTKGVQALKKYNIETIKTYTKLPAIATPGGCSVIAEDLAESYVNKEIDKIEIITTHFKSTLSYQVQLWQLLPVIIAPEKGSEEKEQQKIEPEMLFEPNIETVLQKIVPLYFTNRIFQAMTEASASELAARMQAMSAATNNARDMIKILTIDYNKARQASITQELLEVVSGAQALEG, encoded by the coding sequence ATGGCCAATTTAAAACTTATAAAAACAAGAATAAAAAGTGTTAAAAACACTCAAAAAATAACACAGGCAATGAAAATGGTTGCGGCTGCAAAAGTAAAAAAAGCCGAAAATCAGGTTAAATCATCAAGGCCGTTTTCGAATGAGCTTGCAAGATCTTTTACAAAACTGATAGCTGCAAAACCGGAAATTGACAAGGAAAAAGTGACTTCTTTAAATCCATTGGATAATTATCCGGAACTTTTAAAGCAAAGAAAACTTGAAACAGTCGGTCTGATGGTAATTACATCAGATAAAGGGCTTGCAGGTGCTTATAACGCAAATGTTGTGAGAAAAGCAGTTTCTCGAGTAAGAGAAATATTAAGAGAAGGTCTGAATGTAAAGCTTTTTATTGTCGGGACAAAGGGTGTTCAGGCATTAAAAAAATATAATATTGAAACTATTAAGACTTATACCAAGCTTCCGGCTATTGCAACACCTGGTGGGTGCTCAGTTATAGCGGAAGATCTTGCTGAAAGCTACGTGAATAAAGAAATTGATAAAATTGAAATTATAACAACACATTTTAAATCAACTTTATCGTATCAAGTTCAGCTCTGGCAGCTTTTGCCGGTAATCATTGCTCCTGAAAAAGGCAGTGAAGAGAAAGAGCAACAAAAAATTGAGCCTGAAATGCTTTTTGAGCCTAATATAGAAACAGTTTTACAAAAAATTGTTCCTCTTTATTTTACAAACAGAATTTTTCAAGCAATGACAGAAGCTTCCGCAAGTGAGCTGGCAGCAAGAATGCAGGCAATGTCTGCGGCGACGAATAATGCAAGAGATATGATTAAAATACTTACTATTGATTATAACAAAGCAAGACAGGCTTCTATAACGCAGGAGCTTCTTGAAGTTGTCAGCGGAGCGCAAGCTCTTGAGGGCTAA
- the atpA gene encoding F0F1 ATP synthase subunit alpha, translating into MPSIRPDEISSIIRSKIEQYESSLEVADIGTVIEVGDGIARIYGLRKAMSGELVEFEDGHETYGLVLNLEEDNVGVVIMGEYIHIKEGMVVKTTGKIASVPVGDAMIGRVINPLGEPLDGKGPINCTKTMPIEKVAPGIVGRKSVHQPLQTGLTAIDALTPIGRGQRELIIGDRQTGKSAIAIDTIINQKNSGVICIYVAIGQKTSTIAQTIKTLEENKAMDYTIVVAASANETAPLQYISPFAGTTIGEEFMEQGKDVLIIYDDLTRHAWAYRTMSLLLRRPPGREAYPGDVFYLHSRLLERSAKLSDKLGAGSLTSLPIIETQAGDVSAYIPTNVISITDGQIFLESDLFNAGIRPAINAGISVSRVGGAAQTPGIKSVAGKLRLDLAQYRELEAFSQFASDLDKATQDQLKRGQKLIEVLKQPQYQPLSVPEQYTILYAVNKGILDDVETDRIAEFKREWFINLKGIIPEIQQKLASAQKPSEEDVKTIENELKKFKETRFAD; encoded by the coding sequence ATGCCAAGCATTAGACCTGATGAAATAAGTTCAATTATCAGAAGTAAAATAGAACAATACGAAAGTAGTCTTGAAGTTGCGGATATTGGAACTGTTATAGAAGTAGGGGACGGTATTGCAAGGATTTATGGTTTAAGAAAAGCAATGTCAGGAGAGCTGGTAGAGTTCGAAGATGGTCATGAAACCTACGGATTAGTATTAAACCTTGAAGAAGACAATGTTGGCGTTGTAATTATGGGTGAATACATTCATATTAAAGAAGGTATGGTTGTAAAAACGACAGGCAAAATCGCTTCTGTACCGGTTGGCGATGCAATGATAGGCAGGGTAATCAATCCTCTCGGCGAGCCTTTGGACGGTAAAGGACCTATTAATTGCACAAAAACAATGCCAATTGAAAAAGTTGCTCCCGGTATTGTCGGAAGAAAATCAGTTCACCAACCGCTTCAAACAGGATTAACGGCTATTGACGCTTTAACTCCAATAGGAAGAGGACAAAGAGAATTAATTATCGGGGACAGGCAGACAGGCAAATCTGCAATAGCAATCGATACAATTATTAACCAGAAAAATTCCGGCGTTATTTGTATATATGTAGCAATAGGTCAAAAAACAAGCACTATTGCGCAAACAATTAAAACTCTTGAAGAAAATAAAGCTATGGATTATACAATAGTAGTTGCGGCATCAGCTAATGAAACAGCACCGTTGCAGTATATTTCGCCTTTTGCAGGAACTACTATCGGTGAAGAGTTTATGGAACAGGGCAAAGATGTTCTTATAATTTATGATGATCTTACCAGACACGCATGGGCGTATAGAACAATGAGTCTTTTGCTAAGAAGACCACCTGGAAGAGAAGCTTATCCGGGAGATGTTTTTTACCTTCACTCCAGACTGCTTGAAAGATCCGCAAAGCTTTCCGATAAACTTGGAGCGGGAAGTTTGACCTCTTTACCTATTATTGAAACACAGGCAGGCGATGTCAGCGCATATATCCCTACAAATGTTATCAGTATTACCGATGGACAGATTTTCTTGGAGTCTGACTTGTTTAACGCAGGAATAAGACCTGCAATAAACGCAGGTATTTCTGTATCAAGGGTTGGCGGAGCAGCGCAAACACCTGGTATAAAGTCAGTTGCAGGAAAATTGAGACTTGATTTGGCTCAATATAGAGAGTTAGAAGCGTTTTCACAGTTCGCAAGTGATCTTGACAAAGCGACTCAAGACCAGTTAAAACGTGGTCAAAAACTTATTGAAGTACTTAAACAGCCTCAATACCAGCCTTTATCAGTGCCTGAGCAGTATACAATACTTTATGCAGTTAACAAAGGTATTCTTGATGATGTTGAAACTGACAGAATAGCTGAATTTAAAAGAGAATGGTTTATCAATCTCAAAGGAATTATTCCTGAGATTCAGCAAAAATTAGCTTCTGCTCAGAAACCAAGCGAAGAGGATGTTAAAACAATTGAAAATGAACTTAAAAAGTTTAAAGAAACGCGTTTTGCAGACTAG
- the atpH gene encoding ATP synthase F1 subunit delta: MSDTNTFGLSIIADRYALAFMELAEKHDLFDKFNSDLALIKETINANKDLKDFLEHPLIQLNDKKDVIDRIFRESVSIYTLNLVKLLIDKNRTHIIALLTDHYKLLLNKKRNISTAQIITAVEIDEDTKNRVKEKLERVFSQTIEIETIIDKEIIAGMIVKVGDKIIDGSIKTKFENMKKQVI; the protein is encoded by the coding sequence ATGAGTGATACAAATACATTTGGATTATCAATAATAGCTGACAGGTATGCACTGGCATTTATGGAATTGGCTGAAAAGCACGATTTGTTTGATAAATTTAACTCTGATCTTGCGCTTATTAAAGAAACTATTAACGCCAATAAAGACCTGAAGGACTTTCTGGAACACCCTTTGATTCAGTTAAATGATAAAAAAGATGTCATTGACAGGATTTTCAGGGAGAGTGTTTCTATATATACACTGAATCTGGTTAAATTATTGATCGATAAAAATCGGACTCATATCATAGCCCTTCTTACAGATCATTATAAATTACTTCTTAATAAGAAGCGTAATATTTCAACTGCTCAAATAATTACAGCTGTTGAAATAGATGAAGATACTAAAAATAGAGTTAAAGAAAAGCTTGAAAGAGTGTTTAGTCAGACTATAGAAATAGAAACAATAATAGATAAAGAAATAATTGCCGGTATGATTGTAAAAGTAGGCGATAAAATAATTGACGGAAGTATAAAAACCAAGTTTGAAAATATGAAAAAACAAGTAATCTAA
- a CDS encoding ATP synthase F0 subunit B yields MNSENQNHNMKAISTVAKPVNLPEKKDEGGLLTINGTLVVIVVSFIIFVVLMQKIFYGPITEIRRKRSEYIKKMIDEADQAFLETEKLNKDYQLNIKEARKKVSEQTKEQMNEANEEKNKVLDDKKQEISKYLGEQKKIIQNDKAQAIEALKSQVMDYAYRISTKILGEEVSMEGLSPEIVNKAICETER; encoded by the coding sequence ATGAATTCAGAAAATCAAAATCATAATATGAAAGCAATCAGCACAGTTGCAAAACCTGTAAATCTCCCTGAAAAAAAGGATGAAGGCGGGCTGTTAACAATTAACGGTACGCTGGTTGTAATTGTTGTAAGCTTCATTATATTTGTTGTTTTGATGCAGAAGATTTTCTATGGTCCGATCACAGAAATCAGACGCAAGAGAAGCGAATATATCAAAAAGATGATAGACGAAGCTGATCAGGCTTTTCTGGAAACTGAAAAACTTAATAAAGACTACCAGTTAAACATCAAAGAAGCTCGTAAAAAAGTTTCCGAACAGACTAAAGAACAGATGAATGAAGCAAACGAAGAAAAAAACAAAGTTCTGGATGATAAAAAACAAGAAATTTCCAAGTATTTAGGTGAACAAAAAAAAATTATTCAAAATGACAAAGCTCAGGCTATTGAAGCTCTTAAAAGTCAGGTTATGGATTATGCGTACAGAATTTCAACAAAAATACTCGGAGAAGAAGTTTCAATGGAAGGGTTAAGCCCTGAAATAGTCAATAAAGCGATTTGTGAAACCGAAAGGTAA
- a CDS encoding ATP F0F1 synthase subunit C (Produces ATP from ADP in the presence of a proton gradient across the membrane. Subunit C is part of the membrane proton channel F0) — MDVQGISTLAIIAGLGLAAVGPGIGMGIATAAAINAVARQPEVEGRARNMLLLGIVFMEVLVIYAILGVLLCKYVFKLF; from the coding sequence ATGGATGTTCAAGGTATTTCAACATTAGCGATAATTGCAGGTTTAGGACTTGCGGCTGTAGGTCCCGGTATCGGTATGGGTATCGCAACCGCTGCTGCTATTAATGCTGTAGCCCGTCAACCGGAAGTTGAAGGCAGAGCAAGAAATATGCTTCTTTTGGGTATAGTATTTATGGAAGTGCTCGTAATTTACGCAATTTTGGGCGTATTACTTTGCAAATACGTATTCAAATTATTTTAA
- the atpB gene encoding F0F1 ATP synthase subunit A, protein MEIKVGEHWIVNFLHLSVNMDTVLTAWIAMIAIMLLTFVVTRKLDIIPDSLQTVAEQFMGFIEGIIKGYMGKDGLKHTPLIASLFLFILIANLEGQLPWRLFPLPGEPASPTNDINTTLALALIVSFYYIGAGILEKGFGYFKHYFQPMWFLFPFNLLEDFTRPLSLSLRLFGNILAGELIVVILVSMVPYLAPIPMMLFELFVAFLQAYIFAVLATNYIAAATSKEHH, encoded by the coding sequence TTGGAAATAAAAGTTGGCGAACACTGGATAGTTAATTTTTTACATCTTTCTGTGAATATGGATACAGTACTTACAGCGTGGATTGCAATGATTGCAATTATGTTGCTGACGTTTGTTGTAACAAGAAAACTTGATATAATTCCTGACAGTTTACAAACTGTTGCCGAACAGTTTATGGGTTTTATAGAAGGAATAATAAAAGGTTATATGGGCAAAGACGGGCTTAAACATACGCCTTTAATTGCTTCGTTGTTTTTATTTATACTTATAGCAAACCTTGAAGGACAACTTCCCTGGAGGTTATTTCCTCTTCCCGGAGAACCGGCATCTCCGACAAATGACATAAATACTACATTAGCACTGGCTCTCATTGTTTCGTTTTATTATATAGGCGCAGGTATTCTGGAAAAAGGTTTCGGGTATTTTAAACATTATTTTCAACCTATGTGGTTTTTATTCCCGTTTAACCTTCTGGAAGATTTCACAAGACCTTTATCCCTCTCTTTGAGGCTTTTTGGTAATATACTTGCGGGAGAGCTGATAGTAGTTATTCTGGTAAGTATGGTTCCTTATCTGGCACCAATTCCGATGATGCTTTTTGAATTGTTTGTTGCATTCTTGCAAGCTTACATCTTTGCGGTGCTTGCAACAAATTATATAGCGGCAGCGACATCAAAGGAGCACCACTAA
- a CDS encoding carbon-nitrogen family hydrolase: protein MTKARVLGIQIQPEIGDKKANLDKVQKLIEENIRFEPDLIVLPEVFNSGVDHRYLHKLAEKIPGGQTTEFFSKIAEKYETNIISGSFIEEIEGESPEYRNTSVVFDRKGEILGKYQKIHMFNYYGSNEGDYVSCGDKAVVVQTDIGKIGLSICYDLRFPELYRALVYAGAEIVTCVAAWPYPRLDHWITLNKARAVENTAYMIAVNQAGRVNPKRQNVGMSMLVNPWGDVVASAGGDEGVFFGEINFDYLRKIREEFPVLNDRNLDAYKL, encoded by the coding sequence ATGACTAAAGCGCGAGTACTTGGGATACAAATTCAGCCGGAAATAGGCGATAAAAAGGCAAATCTCGATAAAGTCCAAAAACTTATCGAAGAAAATATCCGATTTGAGCCAGATTTAATCGTTTTGCCGGAAGTTTTCAATTCGGGTGTTGACCATAGATACCTTCATAAACTGGCAGAAAAAATTCCGGGCGGCCAAACAACAGAATTTTTCTCTAAAATTGCAGAAAAATATGAAACAAATATAATTTCAGGCAGCTTTATAGAAGAAATTGAAGGAGAAAGCCCTGAATACAGAAACACATCAGTTGTTTTTGACAGAAAAGGCGAAATCCTAGGCAAGTACCAAAAAATCCACATGTTTAACTATTATGGCAGCAATGAAGGCGATTATGTTTCCTGTGGCGATAAAGCTGTTGTTGTTCAAACAGATATCGGTAAAATAGGACTAAGTATTTGCTATGACTTAAGATTTCCGGAATTATACAGGGCTTTAGTTTATGCGGGAGCTGAAATTGTTACATGCGTCGCCGCGTGGCCTTATCCACGACTTGATCATTGGATTACTTTAAATAAGGCGCGAGCTGTCGAAAATACTGCTTACATGATTGCGGTTAATCAAGCAGGAAGAGTAAATCCAAAAAGACAAAATGTTGGAATGTCTATGCTTGTTAATCCATGGGGTGATGTTGTGGCTTCAGCTGGCGGAGATGAAGGAGTATTTTTTGGAGAAATAAATTTTGATTATTTGCGCAAAATTCGTGAGGAATTCCCCGTTTTGAATGATAGAAATCTCGATGCTTACAAGCTTTAG
- the purD gene encoding phosphoribosylamine--glycine ligase, with protein sequence MKVLVLGSGGKEHAIIWKLSQSNNVEKIFCTFKNAGIKDLAEFIDIREDDTKNLIEFIKTNEINLTVVESDTAINSGIADLLRMENIPVFGSGVAFSKIEKSKNFAKKFFHKYKIPTAHFGTFDKEAQAIDHARKANYPLVIKFDSRSSSSGTIICESFNEAKNTILFCLNNLYKPIIIEDFIIGRHVTFHVITDGYNALPLSSAYVYKKSDEGNSGYLTEGIGAYAPVSYMDEKLEEKIAHQIFFPLIDGLNSEKMTSCGVLKANIIIDDHDNPYLTGINVSFGDPEAQTILPLLDEDLFAVMYSAAIGALSDDYEFLNISEDHSVCATLTSSGYPNKFKKGQLIEGLDEIDDDSVLVFHSATAKNIYEETITNGGRVLSVVTKASTLRRARDLAYETIDLIHFDGMKYRKDIAKQKILEEINELK encoded by the coding sequence ATGAAAGTTTTAGTATTAGGTTCCGGCGGAAAAGAACACGCCATAATTTGGAAACTCTCACAAAGCAATAATGTTGAGAAAATTTTCTGCACTTTTAAAAATGCAGGGATAAAAGACCTTGCCGAATTCATTGATATCAGGGAAGATGACACAAAAAACCTGATAGAATTCATAAAAACCAACGAAATAAATTTAACGGTTGTGGAGTCTGACACCGCTATAAATTCAGGAATAGCTGATTTATTAAGAATGGAAAATATTCCTGTTTTCGGCTCAGGTGTGGCTTTCTCCAAAATAGAAAAATCAAAAAACTTTGCAAAGAAATTTTTTCACAAATACAAAATCCCGACAGCCCATTTTGGAACGTTTGACAAGGAAGCGCAGGCAATTGATCACGCCAGAAAAGCTAACTATCCCCTTGTTATAAAGTTTGACAGCAGATCTTCCTCTTCAGGAACAATTATTTGCGAATCTTTTAACGAGGCCAAAAACACAATACTTTTTTGCCTGAATAATTTGTATAAACCTATAATAATAGAAGACTTTATAATAGGCAGACATGTTACTTTTCACGTAATTACAGACGGATATAATGCCCTTCCTCTCTCTTCTGCTTATGTATACAAAAAATCAGACGAAGGAAACAGCGGATATCTCACGGAAGGAATCGGAGCTTATGCGCCTGTTTCTTATATGGACGAGAAACTTGAAGAAAAAATAGCCCATCAGATTTTCTTTCCGCTAATTGACGGTCTAAATTCCGAAAAAATGACTTCTTGCGGGGTTTTAAAAGCAAATATAATAATAGATGATCATGATAATCCTTATCTTACCGGAATTAATGTGAGTTTTGGCGACCCTGAAGCCCAGACAATACTTCCTCTTTTAGATGAAGATTTATTTGCGGTGATGTACTCGGCGGCTATTGGTGCTTTATCAGATGATTACGAGTTTTTAAATATAAGCGAAGACCATTCTGTTTGTGCAACCCTAACTTCTTCCGGATACCCGAATAAATTCAAAAAAGGTCAACTTATAGAAGGTCTTGATGAAATTGATGATGACAGTGTTCTGGTTTTTCATTCTGCCACCGCAAAAAATATCTATGAAGAAACCATTACAAACGGCGGACGTGTTTTATCTGTAGTTACAAAAGCATCTACTCTTCGCAGAGCGCGTGATTTGGCTTATGAAACAATTGATTTAATACATTTTGACGGAATGAAGTACAGAAAAGACATTGCAAAGCAAAAAATTCTCGAAGAAATTAATGAGCTGAAATAA
- the glmU gene encoding bifunctional UDP-N-acetylglucosamine diphosphorylase/glucosamine-1-phosphate N-acetyltransferase GlmU: protein MSDSVKAIILAAGKGTRMKSSLPKVLHKISGKALVERVIDSVLKINNLSEIFVITGHQSELVTDFLNNKYKNEIVKTVLQEPQLGTGHAVFQAYEDIKDFKGTVIILCGDTPLLTTQTLQNFIEFHKKSEAALTVMSALFDDPTNYGRILRDNPGNIKKIVEEKDANNEEKQIKEINAGVYCIEWEKISPAFFELTTNNEQGEYYLTDIIDWSVKKGLKTCGYILESNKEIFGINSRQHLAEASNFLNTITVKNLMDKGVTFISPENTFVSPETKIDRDSIVYPGCVFEGSNVFGENCIIGPNTFIEGNVRTGNNVKIIQSKISNAYLGNNSTIGPFAHLRDNVEIRSDVRIGNFVEVKKSTVDSSTNISHLSYIGDSSVGKNVNIGAGTITANYDPLSKKKSRTIIEDNVKIGSNSVLVAPVTVKNSANIAAGSVITKEVPEFSLAIAREKQKNIENWVEKKMGCAIKKDD, encoded by the coding sequence ATGAGTGATTCTGTTAAAGCCATAATACTTGCAGCAGGTAAAGGAACAAGGATGAAATCCTCGCTTCCTAAAGTGCTGCACAAAATTTCAGGCAAAGCTCTGGTTGAAAGAGTTATAGATTCAGTTTTAAAAATTAACAACCTGTCAGAAATTTTTGTTATTACAGGGCATCAATCAGAATTAGTTACCGATTTTTTAAATAATAAATACAAAAACGAAATTGTCAAAACAGTACTTCAAGAGCCGCAGCTCGGCACAGGACACGCTGTATTCCAGGCTTATGAAGATATCAAAGATTTCAAAGGGACAGTTATTATTCTTTGCGGAGATACTCCGCTTTTAACTACTCAAACCCTCCAAAATTTTATTGAATTTCACAAAAAATCAGAAGCTGCTCTAACTGTGATGTCAGCTTTATTTGATGATCCTACAAACTACGGCAGGATTTTAAGGGATAACCCCGGAAACATAAAAAAAATCGTTGAAGAAAAAGATGCAAACAACGAAGAGAAACAAATAAAAGAAATTAATGCAGGTGTATATTGTATAGAATGGGAAAAAATATCACCTGCATTTTTTGAACTTACTACAAATAACGAACAGGGTGAATATTATTTAACAGATATTATTGACTGGTCGGTAAAAAAAGGTTTAAAAACCTGTGGATATATTCTTGAAAGTAATAAAGAGATTTTTGGAATCAATTCAAGGCAACATTTGGCAGAAGCCTCAAACTTCTTAAACACTATAACCGTAAAAAATCTTATGGACAAAGGTGTTACATTTATTTCTCCTGAAAACACTTTTGTTTCTCCTGAAACAAAAATAGACCGGGACAGCATAGTTTATCCGGGATGCGTTTTTGAAGGCTCTAATGTCTTCGGTGAAAATTGTATAATAGGTCCGAATACTTTTATTGAAGGCAATGTTAGAACAGGAAATAACGTAAAAATAATTCAATCAAAAATATCAAATGCTTATTTAGGGAATAATTCAACCATCGGTCCTTTTGCACACCTGAGAGATAACGTGGAAATCAGGTCTGATGTAAGAATAGGCAATTTTGTCGAAGTCAAAAAATCCACTGTGGATTCTTCTACTAATATTTCGCATTTAAGCTATATCGGGGATTCTTCTGTCGGAAAAAATGTAAATATAGGAGCCGGCACAATTACAGCAAATTATGATCCGCTTTCAAAAAAGAAAAGCCGGACCATAATTGAAGACAACGTAAAAATAGGTTCAAATTCAGTACTGGTTGCACCTGTTACTGTTAAAAACAGTGCAAATATAGCGGCAGGATCTGTAATTACAAAAGAAGTTCCCGAATTTTCACTTGCAATAGCTCGTGAAAAACAAAAAAATATAGAAAATTGGGTAGAAAAAAAGATGGGTTGTGCAATTAAAAAAGATGATTGA
- a CDS encoding ribose-phosphate pyrophosphokinase, with protein MTQKNKIKVIQDIKIFTGRANPEIAEDIAKHLGEDLGILQIKNFSDGEIYVRIQESIRGDDVFVVQSLCDPVNKNIMELLIMLDAFKRASAKSITAVIPYYAYGRQDRKTSGREAITAKLVADLLATAGATRVLAVDLHTGQLQGFFNILVDHISVTPVLIDYINQKGFSTDELVAVSPDGGGVARTRKFAEKLNCSLAIVDKRRLSHNVAQVEHLIGDVKNKIAIIVDDMIDTAGTITEAAKLLLKEGAREVYVCAAHAVFSGPALERLEESPIKEVIIANTIPLKGGTPSKITQLSIAPLLAEAIKRIQSNESVSEIIETFNG; from the coding sequence ATGACTCAAAAAAATAAAATAAAAGTTATTCAAGATATCAAGATTTTTACGGGAAGAGCAAATCCTGAAATTGCAGAGGATATTGCAAAACACCTCGGCGAAGATCTTGGAATTTTACAAATCAAAAACTTTAGTGACGGAGAAATTTATGTAAGAATTCAGGAAAGCATAAGAGGCGATGATGTTTTCGTCGTTCAATCATTATGTGATCCTGTTAACAAAAATATTATGGAATTGTTGATTATGCTTGATGCCTTTAAACGTGCGAGCGCAAAATCAATAACCGCAGTTATTCCATATTATGCTTACGGAAGACAGGACAGAAAAACTTCCGGACGAGAAGCAATTACAGCAAAGCTTGTTGCGGATTTGCTTGCAACAGCGGGGGCAACCAGAGTTTTGGCAGTTGATCTTCATACCGGTCAGCTTCAAGGTTTCTTTAATATTCTTGTTGACCATATCAGCGTTACGCCTGTTCTAATCGACTATATAAATCAAAAAGGCTTTTCAACCGATGAATTGGTTGCTGTCAGTCCTGACGGTGGCGGTGTTGCAAGAACAAGAAAATTTGCAGAAAAACTTAATTGCTCACTTGCTATTGTTGACAAAAGACGTCTTTCTCACAACGTAGCACAAGTCGAACACCTCATAGGGGATGTGAAAAACAAAATTGCCATTATAGTTGATGATATGATTGATACAGCAGGAACTATAACTGAAGCAGCCAAGCTATTACTAAAAGAAGGTGCAAGAGAAGTTTATGTATGCGCAGCTCATGCTGTTTTTAGCGGTCCTGCCCTCGAAAGACTTGAAGAAAGTCCTATTAAAGAAGTTATAATAGCAAATACAATTCCTTTAAAAGGCGGCACTCCTTCAAAAATTACCCAGCTTAGTATTGCACCGCTTTTAGCAGAAGCAATAAAAAGGATTCAAAGCAACGAATCAGTAAGCGAAATTATCGAAACTTTTAACGGATAA
- a CDS encoding chemotaxis protein CheW — protein sequence MEQNLIALSDFTENKTSELYITFNLLEKVYAIQAEKIIEIVQLPALTLLEKAPEYIVGLLNLRGTVVSVIDLSMILGFHRKVYSVECQVLILNVNNKKIGIIIDSVKDVMQFEKKLLEPLPYASKEHTITGVYKDDNGLIAFLDLDKVINNIENPEISEERRASVYENDDFLQKVYSGEIKNDIASKFAVDKLSVEKFAKRALKLQKELRNETDSLNYQEDYFISFSLNGEIYCINLKFVKEITKLKHVSLTKVPCVPDFIIGLINLRGDFITIVDIKKFLNIPKADITEKTKIIVIRTENMQIGILVDDIFGIENIPNEKLSHNMHGKYEKNNFTSAEIIFNDKIMSVFDLKKFLEDERLFIEDAV from the coding sequence ATGGAACAGAATCTTATTGCACTAAGTGATTTTACGGAAAATAAAACATCTGAATTGTATATTACTTTTAATCTTCTGGAAAAAGTTTATGCGATTCAGGCGGAAAAAATTATTGAAATTGTCCAGCTTCCTGCTTTAACTCTTCTGGAAAAAGCTCCTGAGTATATTGTTGGACTTTTGAACTTGCGAGGAACTGTAGTCAGTGTAATAGATCTTTCGATGATACTTGGATTCCACCGAAAAGTTTACTCCGTAGAATGTCAGGTATTGATTTTAAATGTTAATAATAAAAAAATCGGCATAATTATTGATTCTGTAAAAGATGTAATGCAGTTTGAAAAAAAATTGCTTGAGCCGCTTCCCTACGCTTCAAAAGAACATACTATAACAGGTGTATATAAGGATGATAATGGTCTTATCGCCTTTCTTGACCTTGATAAAGTTATTAATAATATAGAAAATCCTGAAATTAGTGAAGAACGAAGAGCAAGTGTTTATGAAAATGATGATTTTTTGCAAAAAGTTTATTCAGGAGAGATAAAAAATGATATAGCAAGTAAATTTGCTGTAGACAAACTTTCTGTTGAAAAATTTGCGAAAAGAGCTTTAAAACTTCAAAAAGAGTTAAGAAATGAAACGGACAGCTTAAATTATCAGGAAGATTATTTTATTTCGTTTTCTTTAAACGGAGAAATTTATTGCATAAATTTAAAATTTGTTAAGGAAATAACAAAGTTAAAACATGTTAGCCTTACAAAAGTACCTTGTGTTCCTGATTTTATTATCGGACTCATAAATTTAAGGGGAGATTTTATCACTATTGTTGATATTAAAAAGTTTTTGAATATCCCAAAGGCCGATATAACTGAAAAAACAAAGATTATTGTTATAAGAACAGAAAATATGCAAATCGGAATACTTGTCGATGATATTTTTGGTATTGAAAACATTCCGAATGAAAAATTAAGTCATAATATGCATGGTAAATATGAGAAAAATAATTTTACTTCCGCGGAAATTATTTTTAATGACAAGATAATGTCTGTTTTTGACCTGAAAAAATTCCTCGAAGATGAAAGATTATTCATAGAAGATGCTGTTTAA